A window from Kluyveromyces lactis strain NRRL Y-1140 chromosome E complete sequence encodes these proteins:
- a CDS encoding PX domain-containing protein (conserved hypothetical protein), with product MLYVFGISMTNIPKSLNITTTADSFISPGSSKSFIPSSVSSSELPHSRPAATHCIFYNVIQDYLPVDESQWTPSNVPAPLNVRKGEVVQFVCTHENNTVVVKSRNKLGHGLVPLRCLSINLELTSISNMPSPKTSHSPIFESQISQRLSSEDLAQDPPSKSYSLSNSRLSSESSISNVSDSTNPMPKSFLANDCKVVSVAIKDNRMWYRVETTTSSQHKRFLCRYYQDFYQLHCQLLDEFRRLSLDRKHLPNLPKPMANSKSNESVHSRLNSFTAYLEVLLSSEHIPTDFKQSIFYDQWLCPKSGDLVQTPRGSLYKSIIIDEKGVSWNKILITDKNDSQDLVTELLHPDSTVNRSISRSSTPLGLSISTPSSPNISQPLQYTFSSKSMSQPSSPLLNKISSYSQINNIIKMKINFGSDCYAMKCQISDIETWDKFERIIRTRLIKDLPDPLCPFTVKVKDSTAEDKLIGLDAANFDIDNVMFMTQNQSNSNTNSYTQYNTTIPFANADSRRQFLKLNLEVSI from the coding sequence ATGCTTTATGTTTTTGGCATCTCAATGACAAATATTCCAAAGTCACTAAACATAACTACCACGGCAGACAGCTTCATTTCTCCTGGTAGTAGTAAATCATTCATCCCATCTTCAGTATCAAGCAGTGAACTCCCACATTCACGGCCAGCAGCAACTCATTGCATCTTTTACAACGTTATACAGGACTATTTGCCTGTAGATGAAAGTCAATGGACACCTAGTAACGTTCCAGCTCCATTAAATGTGCGAAAGGGAGAAGTAGTACAATTTGTCTGTACTCATGAGAATAATACAGTGGTTGTGAAATCGAGAAATAAATTGGGGCACGGATTAGTTCCACTGAGGTGCTTATCAATaaatttggaattgacatcaatatcaaatatgCCATCCCCAAAGACATCACATTCACCAATATTCGAGTCTCAAATAAGCCAACGACTAAGTTCAGAGGACTTAGCTCAAGACCCGCCATCTAAATCGTATTCATTGTCGAATTCCAGATTATCATCCGAATCATCCATCTCAAACGTGTCGGATTCCACGAACCCAATGCCAAAATCTTTTCTAGCTAATGATTGTAAAGTGGTATCTGTTGCAATAAAAGACAACAGGATGTGGTACAGAGTGGAAACAACAACTTCGTCGCAACATAAAAGGTTTCTTTGCAGATATTATCAGGATTTTTATCAGTTGCATTGCCAGCTGCTTGACGAATTCCGTAGACTTTCTCTGGATCGAAAACATTTACCTAACTTACCAAAACCAATGgcaaattcaaagagcAATGAATCAGTTCATAGTCGTTTAAACAGTTTCACGGCTTATCTTGAAGTGCTTCTATCATCCGAACATATACCGACTGATTTTAAACAATCAATATTTTATGACCAGTGGTTGTGCCCTAAATCTGGAGATTTGGTACAGACACCTAGAGGATCTCTATACAAAAGCATAATAATTGATGAGAAGGGGGTCAGTTGGAATAAAATATTAATTACTGATAAGAATGATTCCCAGGATCTTGTCACAGAGCTTCTTCACCCAGACTCAACTGTTAACCGTTCTATCTCGAGGTCCTCGACACCATTAGGTTTATCAATATCGACACCATCGTCCCCCAACATATCTCAACCATTACAATACACATTCTCGTCGAAATCAATGTCACAACCCAGCTCACCGCTTCTAAATAAGATCTCATCTTATAGTCAGATCAATAACATCATTaagatgaagataaatTTCGGCAGTGATTGTTATGCAATGAAATGTCAAATCAGTGACATTGAGACTTGGGATAAGTTCGAACGTATTATTCGTACTCGACTGATAAAAGACCTTCCGGATCCCCTATGTCCATTCACTGTGAAAGTGAAAGATTCAACTGCAGAAGACAAATTGATCGGGCTGGATGCTGCCAATTTCGATATCGACAACGTTATGTTCATGACTCAAAACCAATCAAACAGCAACACTAATTCTTATACCCAATACAACACAACGATACCATTTGCCAACGCTGATTCAAGAAGGCAGTTCCTTAAACTGAACCTAGAGGTCAGTATTTGA
- a CDS encoding uncharacterized protein (no similarity), giving the protein MSYESDDSSDGEPITHPTQVYQRIYEKEADSHLQERFALEREADAAEKEYLKVADEWKKKPTPNLEQRMNDLSDRCEEINENLNDANESWINSYSVAMYYKDKERRELEEDSD; this is encoded by the coding sequence ATGTCTTACGAGAGTGATGATTCCAGTGACGGTGAACCAATCACCCATCCAACCCAAGTTTATCAAAGGATCTATGAAAAGGAGGCAGACAGCCATTTGCAGGAAAGGTTTGCTCTTGAGAGAGAGGCAGATGCAGCCGAAAAGGAGTACCTTAAAGTTGCTGATgaatggaagaagaaacctACACCAAATCTAGAGCAACGCATGAACGATCTCAGTGACCGTTGTGAAGAGATTAATGAAAATTTGAACGATGCCAATGAAAGCTGGATCAACTCCTATTCTGTTGCTATGTACTACAAGGACAAAGAGAGACgtgaattggaagaagataGTGATTGA
- the YUH1 gene encoding ubiquitin-specific protease YUH1 (similar to uniprot|P35127 Saccharomyces cerevisiae YJR099W YUH1 Ubiquitin C-terminal hydrolase that cleaves ubiquitin-protein fusions to generate monomeric ubiquitin hydrolyzes the peptide bond at the C-terminus of ubiquitin also the major processing enzyme for the ubiquitin-like protein Rub1p) translates to MSQGKKEQKVRSVVPLESNPQVFTNFANSLGLSSDWALMDIYSLTDPDLLAFIPRPVKAVILLFPLNETIDSLTDSFKSDVPESKNGSSAPIWFKQNVRNACGLYALLHSLSNNANLLTDGSILKQFLTENPASDGQYSDDDAVDDFLVSISEIYNENSQQGDTAAPSAEEDVELHFITFIEKDGLLYELDGRSKTGPRCLGKISPDSDLLTEPLVKQRFEWYHGNASESMKLQFSLLGLGPSLD, encoded by the coding sequence ATGAGCCAAGGCAAGAAGGAGCAAAAGGTGAGAAGCGTTGTTCCATTGGAATCGAATCCCCAAGTGTTTACCAATTTTGCTAACAGTCTCGGGTTATCTAGTGATTGGGCATTAATGGATATTTACTCGTTAACAGATCCAGATCTATTAGCATTTATTCCAAGACCAGTGAAGGCCGTTATTCTCCTCTTCCCCTTAAACGAGACGATAGATTCTTTGACTGATTCGTTCAAAAGTGATGTACCAGAATCGAAAAATGGTTCTAGTGCGCCAATTTGGTTCAAACAGAACGTAAGGAATGCATGTGGACTTTATGCTTTGTTACACTCGTTATCCAATAATGCAAACTTGCTAACTGATGGTTCTATcttgaaacaatttttgaCAGAGAACCCGGCAAGTGATGGTCAGTATTCTGATGACGATGCAGTCGATGACTTCTTGGTATCAATTAGCGAGATATATAACGAAAATAGTCAGCAAGGTGATACTGCTGCTCCTTCTGCAGAAGAGGATGTTGAGTTACATTTCATAacattcattgaaaaggacGGCTTACTATACGAACTTGATGGAAGGAGTAAAACAGGACCAAGATGCTTGGGTAAAATTAGTCCCGATTCAGATTTATTGACTGAACCACTGGTAAAACAGAGATTCGAATGGTATCACGGTAATGCTTCCGAGTCTATGAAATTGCAGTTCTCATTGTTAGGGCTAGGGCCATCTCTAGATTAG
- the THP3 gene encoding Thp3p (weakly similar to uniprot|Q07109 Saccharomyces cerevisiae YPR045C Hypothetical ORF) translates to MNTYNQVNPITLGKRPSSNKYNKSGSGGQSSLPPEQHNTGNVTSSFGNSIPEIRARLKSERKKAMINESLSKEAKTNKEEADYIPQFDHILEPISHLINEPLPPSFYRFVEKEYKAAKTLRLPNKRLKLVSREIRLLLKAAIAKGALHKNDWDQQHLTRVFSAKTNGNPINSQERLCCFLSPEEKRIIIDGIPYEQLGIERPNVSTSKDNTNNYQVIDPTSIVTVETQSKVPPPPPPIDSRPTPPWAQNVRTADPLLNQQMNPKESPVPSVSLESRISNLNAPSPSPVPKKIAAQDEKSRRLERLKRFASPEPLTSTSKRVKIDDDDSYSDLNAITNKAYKFDKNKPIVGQCQVLEKKYLRLTSEPDPAKVRPLSILIKALDWIVTKFHSGSCSYQYFCDQLKSIRQDLKVQMIENDFTVTVYKTHARAALENGDVGEYNQCQSSLKPLFEKDNIDKSDLPEFISYRILYHMMTSDHSSINQLHFQLLTTLSHMYDNEMIQRALKMSEAQIENNYHTFMRIYQQTKGPERHLVNQFIKKERLNALNCMCKAYARLPLQFLAPELHFNDATEAFEFLTELELIQFMVVPESDPNEIYLDCKSCRSTIIKHFGDARRIDIKGQI, encoded by the coding sequence ATGAACACGTACAACCAGGTGAATCCAATAACGTTGGGAAAGCGTCCATCTTCCAATAAGTACAACAAATCAGGATCTGGAGGGCAAAGCTCACTCCCTCCTGAGCAACACAATACGGGAAATGTAACATCTAGTTTTGGTAACTCTATACCGGAAATAAGAGCTAGGCTAAAGAGTGAACGTAAGAAAGCCATGATCAATGAATCACTTAGTAAGGAAGCCAAGACTAAcaaggaagaagctgaCTATATCCCCCAATTCGATCATATCTTGGAACCTATTTCTCACTTAATAAATGAACCTCTACCTCCATCATTTTACCGGTTTGTTGAAAAGGAGTATAAAGCTGCCAAAACATTGAGGTTACCTAATAAAAGGTTAAAGCTTGTTTCTCGTGAAATCAGGCTTTTACTCAAGGCAGCTATTGCGAAAGGAGCTCTGCATAAAAATGATTGGGATCAGCAGCACTTAACAAGAGTATTTTCAGCGAAAACTAACGGAAATCCAATAAACTCCCAGGAACGGCTATGCTGTTTCTTATCCcctgaagaaaaaagaattatcaTAGATGGCATCCCATATGAACAACTTGGCATTGAACGTCCAAATGTATCAACATCTAAAGACAATACTAACAATTACCAAGTGATAGATCCTACTTCAATAGTAACAGTTGAAACGCAGTCAAAGGTACCACCGCCGCCTCCTCCAATTGATTCTAGGCCAACCCCACCATGGGCTCAGAATGTTAGAACAGCAGATCCTTTGCTAAATCAGCAGATGAATCCCAAAGAATCACCGGTACCGTCAGTATCGTTAGAATCTCGAATCTCAAACTTGAACGCACCAAGCCCTTCCCCCGTACCCAAGAAAATAGCTGCTCAAGATGAGAAAAGCAGGAGGCTGGAAAGGCTAAAGAGATTTGCTAGTCCTGAACCACTAACGTCAACCTCTAAAAGAGTGAAGATAGACGACGACGACAGCTATTCCGATCTCAACGCCATCACTAACAAAGCTTATAAATTTGACAAGAACAAGCCGATTGTGGGGCAATGTCAAGTGTTAGAGAAAAAATATTTAAGACTTACTTCTGAACCAGATCCGGCAAAAGTACGCCCGTTGTCCATTTTAATTAAAGCTCTTGACTGGATTGTGACCAAGTTTCATAGCGGTTCGTGCTCTTATCAGTATTTCTGTGATCAGTTGAAATCTATAAGGCAGGACTTGAAAGTGCAAATGATCGAGAATGATTTTACTGTTACTGTTTATAAGACGCATGCACGCGCAGCTCTTGAGAACGGAGATGTCGGTGAATATAATCAATGTCAAAGTAGTTTGAAGCCtttgtttgaaaaagataacATTGACAAGAGCGACTTGCCCGAATTCATCAGTTACAGAATACTCTACCACATGATGACCTCGGACCATTCCAGCATTAATCAGTTGCACTTCCAACTCCTAACTACCCTAAGTCATATGTATGACAATGAAATGATACAAAGAGCATTAAAAATGTCTGAAGCACAGATTGAAAATAACTATCATACCTTCATGAGAATTTATCAACAAACAAAGGGCCCGGAGCGCCATTTAGttaatcaattcattaAAAAGGAGAGATTAAACGCATTGAATTGCATGTGTAAAGCTTATGCAAGACTTCCGTTGCAATTCTTGGCACCTGaacttcatttcaatgatgCAACAGAAGCCTTCGAATTTCTAACGGAACTTGAGCTAATCCAGTTTATGGTTGTGCCGGAAAGCGACCCCAACGAGATCTATCTCGATTGTAAAAGCTGCCGTTCTACAATCATTAAACATTTCGGCGATGCTAGAAGAATTGACATCAAGGGACAAATTTAA
- a CDS encoding uncharacterized protein (conserved hypothetical protein): MSGWNTIESDAGVFTRLITDLGVEGLQFEDIPYLQYLEEESVSSLLKGVVFLFPYEVSLYQGSEPVQGTYETDSDKLFFSQQTIQNACATQAVINILFNLAKEDEESVTLGPELSQFYEFVKDFHQAELIGETINNSELIRNVHNSFTPPNLFVMDEDPYRNRGKPEEVFHFVGFIPYRSRIYELDGLRPYPIDHGPFTDFAKDVQNILQERMNILVQLGVHKFNIIGVIKDKLEFLQNQLQKEDINDSEEFILAEQLQEELNKREKWNEEITFRRHNLTGLVLELAKQTCSSMSQQEFQDALVHASDK, from the coding sequence ATGTCAGGCTGGAACACTATTGAATCGGACGCTGGAGTATTCACACGATTAATTACGGATCTAGGCGTTGAAGGATTgcaatttgaagatataCCTTATTTGCAATATctcgaagaagaatcagTATCTTCTTTACTTAAAGGTGTGGTGTTTTTATTTCCTTATGAGGTTTCCTTGTATCAGGGTTCAGAGCCCGTCCAGGGTACATATGAAACAGACAGTGATAAACTTTTCTTCTCCCAGCAAACTATTCAGAATGCTTGTGCGACGCAAGCTGTAATAAACATATTGTTTAATTTAGCCaaggaagatgaagaatcagTTACATTGGGTCCAGAATTGTCCCAATTCTATGAATTTGTGAAGGATTTCCATCAAGCAGAATTGATTGGTGAAACAATCAATAATTCAGAATTGATTCGAAATGTGCATAATTCTTTTACACCACCTAACCTTTTTGTCATGGATGAAGATCCTTACAGGAACAGAGGAAAACCAGAAGAAGTCTTCCATTTTGTCGGGTTTATCCCATACAGATCAAGAATTTATGAATTAGATGGTTTAAGGCCATACCCTATTGATCATGGTCCATTCACTGACTTTGCCAAAGATGTGCAAAACATCTTGCAGGAAAGAATGAACATTTTAGTTCAATTAGGAGTGCATAAGTTCAACATAATTGGTGTAATAAAGGACAAACTAGAGTTCTTACAAAATCAACTACAGAAGGAAGACATTAATGATAGCGAAGAGTTTATACTTGCGGAGCAGTTGCAAGAGGAACTGaataaaagagaaaaatggAACGAAGAGATAACATTCCGCAGACACAATCTCACTGGTCTTGTCTTAGAATTAGCGAAACAGACATGCTCTTCTATGTCGCAACAGGAGTTTCAAGATGCCTTAGTGCATGCGTCAGATAAATAG